One Streptomyces sp. RPA4-2 genomic window carries:
- a CDS encoding tautomerase family protein encodes MPVFNAHIPANRFSSQQKRALADALNQSLVQGLGIPEGDRFIVISEHGEDELFLDPTFMGMQRTSDAMIITVLLGAHRPLDDKRAVSAAINRLVVEALGVSPDDIFIALVPVPNESFSFGRGELQLAEGSPRW; translated from the coding sequence ATGCCGGTCTTCAACGCCCACATCCCCGCCAACCGCTTCTCGTCGCAGCAGAAGCGCGCGCTCGCCGACGCGCTCAACCAGTCGCTGGTACAGGGGCTCGGCATCCCCGAGGGCGACCGCTTCATCGTGATCAGCGAACACGGCGAGGACGAACTGTTCCTCGACCCGACGTTCATGGGCATGCAGCGCACCTCGGACGCCATGATCATCACGGTTCTCCTCGGGGCCCACCGGCCCCTGGACGACAAGCGGGCGGTGTCCGCGGCCATCAACCGACTCGTCGTCGAGGCGCTCGGTGTCTCGCCCGACGACATCTTCATCGCCCTGGTCCCGGTGCCGAACGAGAGCTTCTCGTTCGGAAGGGGCGAACTGCAGCTGGCCGAGGGAAGTCCGCGCTGGTGA
- a CDS encoding flavin reductase family protein, translating into MIINSDELDARSAYKLLIGAVTPRAIGWVSTLSSSGVANLAPISFFTVVSRVPPMVSLTLQPRSDGTLKDTFVNIRDSGEFVTNLVTLPQAHEMHRSAIEFDGSQDEFDEVGLAKEACEVVRVPRVKDSPIAMECTLDRIIKAGDVNDQVVWGKVVRFHIRDDVYAQNGRIDTGAIPAVGRLAAEYTLADNAFVTPLPADILSERLGKRSHRLDERPDGWSPVDSADWSPSGATKA; encoded by the coding sequence GTGATCATCAACAGTGACGAACTGGACGCGAGATCCGCGTACAAGCTGCTCATCGGCGCGGTCACACCGCGTGCGATCGGCTGGGTGAGCACCCTGTCGTCATCCGGTGTCGCCAACCTGGCGCCGATCTCGTTCTTCACCGTGGTGAGCCGGGTCCCCCCGATGGTGTCCCTGACCCTGCAGCCGCGGTCGGACGGGACGCTGAAGGACACGTTCGTCAACATCCGGGACAGCGGCGAGTTCGTCACCAACCTGGTCACGCTTCCACAGGCCCACGAGATGCATCGCAGTGCGATCGAGTTCGACGGCTCCCAGGACGAGTTCGACGAGGTAGGCCTGGCCAAAGAGGCGTGTGAAGTGGTCAGGGTGCCGCGTGTGAAGGACTCCCCGATCGCCATGGAATGCACGCTCGACCGGATCATCAAGGCCGGCGACGTCAACGACCAGGTCGTCTGGGGCAAGGTCGTGCGTTTCCACATCCGGGACGACGTCTACGCCCAGAACGGACGGATCGACACCGGGGCGATTCCGGCGGTCGGCCGCCTCGCCGCCGAGTACACCCTGGCCGACAATGCGTTCGTCACGCCCTTGCCGGCGGACATCCTGAGCGAGCGTCTGGGAAAGCGCAGTCACCGCCTCGACGAGCGCCCGGACGGGTGGTCGCCGGTGGACAGCGCCGACTGGTCCCCCTCCGGAGCCACCAAGGCCTGA
- a CDS encoding nuclear transport factor 2 family protein codes for MSSNQAIVDACHRAYTGFEKNDSSDLVTLMSPDVAFHFPTSLPYGGTFHGREGFVAFYKDLFDHYYDYFHYDLHTVLDAGSHVVVPVRARARAKNGRTMENEHLLLFAVTDGLITEARLYADTAKGRDVLEGLEFFDSAAN; via the coding sequence ATGTCGAGCAACCAGGCGATCGTGGATGCCTGCCACCGCGCCTACACCGGATTCGAGAAGAACGACTCGTCCGACCTGGTGACGCTGATGTCGCCGGACGTGGCCTTCCATTTCCCCACCTCACTGCCCTACGGCGGGACGTTCCACGGGCGGGAGGGTTTCGTGGCCTTCTACAAGGATCTCTTCGACCACTACTACGACTACTTCCACTACGACCTCCACACGGTGCTCGACGCCGGGTCACACGTGGTGGTCCCCGTGCGGGCCCGAGCGAGGGCGAAGAACGGCCGCACGATGGAGAACGAGCACCTCCTGCTGTTCGCGGTGACCGACGGACTGATCACGGAGGCGCGGCTGTACGCCGACACCGCCAAGGGGCGCGACGTGCTCGAGGGCCTTGAGTTCTTTGATTCCGCGGCCAACTGA
- a CDS encoding helix-turn-helix domain-containing protein has translation MEWREVDLGNCSVAATLGLIGERWTLLILREVFAGLHRFDEIAEHLGVSRRVLTERLGQLVDAGLLERRSYQEAGQRARHEYHLTSPAHDLQWVLAALLQYGDTHLGGPEGPPTLLNHAGCGGQVHVELRCSCGHEVAGSEVVPITGPGATGTSP, from the coding sequence ATGGAGTGGCGTGAAGTAGATCTGGGCAATTGCAGCGTCGCCGCGACCCTGGGACTGATCGGGGAGCGGTGGACCCTGCTCATCCTGCGTGAGGTCTTCGCCGGGCTGCACCGCTTCGACGAGATCGCGGAGCACCTCGGGGTCTCCCGTCGGGTCCTGACCGAACGCCTGGGGCAGCTCGTCGACGCCGGGCTGCTGGAGCGCCGGAGCTACCAGGAGGCCGGTCAGCGCGCACGCCACGAGTACCACCTCACGTCGCCCGCCCACGACCTGCAGTGGGTTCTGGCCGCCCTCCTGCAGTACGGAGACACCCATCTCGGCGGCCCGGAGGGCCCGCCGACGCTGCTGAACCATGCGGGGTGCGGCGGCCAGGTGCACGTCGAGCTGCGCTGCTCCTGCGGGCACGAGGTCGCCGGCTCCGAGGTGGTGCCGATCACCGGCCCCGGCGCCACCGGCACGTCCCCCTGA
- a CDS encoding MBL fold metallo-hydrolase encodes MTAPASTPLAYEVLVQDGTPRVGDERLPNGEVLVSSPLTSTLIFGDEDAVLVDPPLTIEQTQRVGDWIERSGKRLACVYATHGHGDHWFGTADLVKRFPGATVYATPGTIEIMHQQATEGREQLWDKRFPGLIPDTPVLARPVPPEGFPLEGNLLEAVEVGHTDTDSTTVLHVPSIGLVVAGDVVYNGVHQYILEGGGGGLQEWLLALDRVAALQPRSVVAGHKNKDLPDDPATIEETRQYLLDAIRLLDRNPTPREYFDQMTALYPDRLNPGPVWYGAVGLLGA; translated from the coding sequence ATGACCGCACCCGCATCCACTCCCCTGGCCTACGAGGTTCTCGTCCAGGACGGGACGCCCCGGGTCGGCGACGAGCGGCTGCCCAACGGTGAAGTGCTCGTCTCCTCGCCCCTCACGTCGACGCTGATCTTCGGGGACGAGGACGCCGTGCTGGTCGACCCGCCCCTCACCATCGAGCAGACCCAGCGGGTGGGCGACTGGATCGAGCGCTCCGGCAAGCGCCTGGCCTGCGTCTACGCCACCCACGGGCATGGCGACCACTGGTTCGGCACCGCCGATCTCGTGAAGCGGTTCCCCGGCGCCACCGTCTACGCGACCCCCGGAACCATCGAGATCATGCACCAGCAGGCCACCGAGGGACGCGAGCAGCTGTGGGACAAGCGCTTCCCCGGCCTGATCCCCGACACCCCGGTGCTGGCCCGGCCCGTGCCCCCCGAGGGCTTCCCGCTGGAGGGCAACCTCCTCGAGGCCGTCGAGGTCGGCCACACCGACACCGACAGCACCACGGTCCTGCACGTGCCGTCGATCGGGCTCGTGGTCGCCGGCGACGTCGTCTACAACGGCGTGCACCAGTACATCCTCGAAGGGGGCGGCGGCGGCCTGCAGGAATGGCTCCTGGCCCTCGACCGCGTCGCCGCGCTTCAGCCGCGCTCCGTCGTGGCCGGTCACAAGAACAAGGATCTGCCCGACGACCCGGCCACCATCGAGGAGACGCGCCAGTACCTGCTCGACGCCATCCGGCTGCTCGACCGGAACCCCACTCCTCGCGAGTACTTCGACCAGATGACGGCCCTCTACCCGGATCGGCTCAACCCGGGCCCGGTGTGGTACGGAGCGGTCGGCCTGCTCGGAGCCTGA
- a CDS encoding PP2C family protein-serine/threonine phosphatase, with translation MLTAAETAAPADAVDVIAHDLRRRFNATKVSFLIVDLTGKSVARLSTAGTVGCGREAERIPMPGSVYEQVIRTQRLYQEVTGRGQRVIVPVTNRGDAIGLLELLLPAAPGEDILDAVGEAAHVLAYIVIANERFTDFYTWGKRSRPPTLAAEIQYQLLPPSLSCEAAQFTLCGSLEPSEDLSGDTFDYTLDRDALHVSVTDPMGHDIGAALAATVLVGALRGARRAGADLAEQAHLADRALADHGQGHATGQLLRIGLHTGQAQLVNAGHPWPLRMRDGIAEVIACEVDHPFGLSVRLPHPYRVQDIDLRPGDRLLMLTDGMLEHHGEEIDLAALLERTQDLHPRETALMLTSAVRDAAGGRLEDDATVMCLDWHGPQETQRHVSSGADTQQASAGRAKRQP, from the coding sequence CTGCTGACGGCCGCGGAGACAGCGGCTCCGGCAGACGCCGTCGACGTGATCGCGCACGACCTACGGCGGCGATTCAACGCCACGAAGGTCTCCTTCCTCATCGTCGACCTGACAGGGAAGTCGGTGGCACGGCTGTCCACCGCCGGAACGGTGGGATGTGGGCGGGAGGCGGAACGGATCCCGATGCCCGGCAGTGTCTATGAGCAGGTGATCCGCACCCAGCGGCTGTATCAGGAGGTCACCGGCCGGGGACAGCGGGTGATCGTGCCGGTCACCAACCGGGGGGATGCGATCGGGCTGCTGGAACTGCTCCTGCCGGCCGCCCCCGGCGAAGACATCCTCGACGCGGTCGGGGAAGCCGCCCATGTCCTGGCCTACATCGTGATCGCCAACGAGCGCTTCACCGACTTCTACACCTGGGGCAAACGCTCCAGACCGCCCACCCTCGCGGCGGAGATCCAGTACCAGCTGCTCCCCCCGTCGCTGTCGTGCGAGGCCGCGCAGTTCACGCTGTGCGGGAGCCTGGAGCCCTCCGAAGACCTCAGCGGCGACACCTTCGACTACACCCTGGACCGGGACGCGCTGCATGTGTCGGTGACCGACCCCATGGGTCACGACATCGGCGCCGCGCTCGCCGCCACGGTCCTGGTGGGCGCCCTGCGCGGCGCCCGCCGCGCCGGAGCCGACCTGGCCGAACAGGCCCACCTGGCGGACCGGGCCCTGGCCGACCACGGCCAAGGCCACGCCACCGGGCAGCTGCTGCGCATCGGCCTCCACACCGGACAGGCGCAGCTCGTCAACGCCGGTCACCCCTGGCCCCTGCGCATGCGCGACGGGATCGCGGAGGTGATCGCCTGCGAAGTGGACCATCCCTTCGGACTGAGCGTGCGCTTGCCGCACCCCTACCGCGTCCAGGACATCGACCTGCGCCCCGGCGACCGTCTGCTCATGCTGACCGACGGCATGCTCGAACATCACGGGGAGGAGATCGACCTGGCCGCCCTGTTGGAGCGCACCCAGGACCTGCATCCACGTGAGACCGCGCTCATGCTGACGTCGGCGGTCCGGGACGCCGCCGGGGGCCGTCTCGAAGACGATGCCACCGTGATGTGCCTGGACTGGCACGGCCCTCAGGAGACCCAACGACACGTCAGCTCCGGCGCGGACACCCAACAAGCCTCGGCCGGCCGCGCGAAACGGCAGCCGTGA
- a CDS encoding amidohydrolase: MTSDDERPRTPEGSGRPGARRVLPGLATLLPATTELYLDLHSHPELSGAERRTAARFADWLAEDGFHVLRGIGGHGVAATLSNGEGPAVLLRAELDALPVAERTGVPYASTVTVPGPDGRPVPVMHACGHDAHLACVAAAARWLAAGRDSWRGTLLVVGQPAEETLSGAVAMLEDGLYDRITPPDVVLAQHTASFPAGMVAHADGPVLAGSLTLEVGFEGEGGHAATPHLTADPLLAAAGTVTRLSTIVARETDPAERLVVSASSLRTADAGHTGNMIASRAVLHVTVRAFSEAALDRAALAVERIALAEAGSAAMPPRVTVARSSRSGVTLADPDVTAAVRSAHVAAFGPSRVTGWPATSATEDFPLLTGAGAHLHGRPGIRGAYWMLGAVGPAQWAAAPGTGAAEKFRSLPGNHSPRYLPSVRLTLETGTTALVTAALARLADRAE; the protein is encoded by the coding sequence GTGACCAGCGACGACGAAAGACCCCGCACTCCTGAAGGCTCCGGCCGCCCCGGGGCAAGGCGCGTACTGCCCGGCCTGGCCACCCTGCTCCCCGCCACCACCGAGCTGTACCTCGACCTGCACAGCCATCCGGAACTCTCCGGCGCGGAACGCCGTACCGCCGCCCGGTTCGCGGACTGGCTGGCGGAGGACGGCTTCCACGTACTGCGCGGCATCGGCGGCCACGGCGTAGCCGCCACACTGTCCAACGGCGAGGGTCCGGCCGTCCTCCTGCGCGCCGAACTCGACGCGCTGCCCGTGGCCGAGCGGACCGGTGTCCCGTACGCGAGCACCGTGACCGTGCCCGGACCGGACGGACGCCCCGTCCCCGTGATGCACGCCTGCGGCCACGACGCCCACCTCGCCTGCGTGGCCGCCGCCGCACGATGGCTCGCGGCCGGCCGCGACAGCTGGCGCGGCACCCTTCTCGTCGTCGGCCAGCCCGCCGAGGAGACCCTCAGCGGTGCCGTCGCGATGCTGGAGGACGGCCTGTACGACCGGATCACGCCGCCCGACGTGGTGCTCGCGCAGCACACGGCGTCCTTCCCGGCGGGGATGGTGGCCCACGCGGACGGCCCGGTCCTGGCAGGCAGCCTCACACTGGAGGTGGGGTTCGAGGGCGAAGGCGGTCACGCCGCCACTCCGCACCTCACCGCCGACCCGCTCCTCGCCGCGGCCGGCACCGTGACGCGTCTCTCCACCATCGTGGCCCGAGAGACCGACCCCGCGGAGCGGCTGGTCGTGTCGGCGTCCTCACTGCGGACGGCTGACGCCGGGCACACCGGGAACATGATCGCCTCACGGGCGGTGCTGCACGTCACCGTCCGTGCCTTCTCCGAGGCGGCCCTCGACCGCGCCGCCCTCGCCGTGGAGCGGATCGCCCTCGCCGAGGCAGGTTCCGCGGCCATGCCGCCGCGGGTCACCGTCGCGCGGTCGTCCCGCTCCGGTGTCACTCTCGCCGACCCGGACGTCACGGCCGCCGTCCGCTCCGCCCACGTGGCCGCCTTCGGCCCCTCCCGCGTCACCGGCTGGCCCGCCACCTCGGCCACCGAGGACTTCCCGCTCCTGACCGGCGCAGGCGCTCACCTGCACGGACGCCCCGGCATCCGCGGCGCCTACTGGATGCTCGGTGCGGTCGGCCCCGCACAGTGGGCGGCCGCCCCCGGCACCGGAGCCGCCGAGAAGTTCCGCAGCCTGCCGGGCAACCACTCGCCCCGCTATCTGCCCAGCGTCCGTCTCACCCTGGAGACCGGAACGACCGCACTCGTGACTGCCGCCCTGGCCCGGTTGGCCGACCGGGCCGAGTGA
- a CDS encoding thiazolylpeptide-type bacteriocin, producing MADNTLASLAQEILDLESETFEITDYSDASEVMLGSSTSCSSTSTCSSTTSTTSCTA from the coding sequence ATGGCTGACAACACCCTCGCCTCCCTCGCCCAGGAGATCCTGGACCTCGAGTCGGAGACCTTCGAGATCACGGACTACTCGGACGCCAGTGAGGTCATGCTCGGCTCCTCCACCAGCTGTTCCTCCACCAGCACGTGCTCCAGCACCACCAGCACCACCTCCTGCACCGCCTGA
- a CDS encoding ABC transporter permease: MSAYAALTRATYAASVRDKTTLFFTFAFPLAFLVLFGLIFQGQHIDGGLSSINYIAPGVLSWGVGNAAVFSVGFALMQWRRDDLLRLIWRTPTPLRTLLASRWTVALCVALVQTVLFTAIALLPFFGLRLDGPWWAAAPLLLLGVTAFLAMGLVVGSIADTPEAVAAIANLVMVPMAFLSGSFFPDDLMPGWLRTVAKVLPLHYLNDGLTDAYGGRGDLGDIAVDCAGLAVFALVFGLIATRIFRWSNRP, translated from the coding sequence TTGAGCGCCTACGCCGCACTGACCAGGGCCACCTACGCCGCGAGCGTCCGCGACAAGACGACGCTCTTCTTCACCTTCGCCTTCCCGCTCGCCTTCCTGGTCCTCTTCGGCCTGATCTTCCAGGGCCAACACATCGACGGCGGCCTGTCGTCCATCAACTACATCGCCCCGGGAGTGCTCTCCTGGGGTGTGGGAAACGCGGCGGTGTTCTCCGTCGGTTTCGCCCTGATGCAGTGGCGCCGGGACGACCTGCTCCGCCTCATCTGGCGCACCCCGACCCCACTGCGCACCCTGCTCGCCTCGCGCTGGACCGTGGCGCTGTGCGTCGCCCTCGTGCAGACAGTGCTCTTCACCGCCATCGCCCTGCTGCCGTTCTTCGGCCTGCGGCTCGACGGGCCCTGGTGGGCGGCGGCTCCGCTGCTGCTCCTGGGCGTCACCGCCTTCCTCGCCATGGGACTGGTCGTCGGCAGCATCGCCGACACCCCGGAGGCGGTCGCGGCCATCGCCAACCTCGTCATGGTGCCCATGGCCTTCCTCTCCGGCTCGTTCTTCCCCGACGACCTCATGCCGGGCTGGTTGCGCACGGTCGCCAAAGTGCTGCCGCTGCACTACCTCAACGACGGGCTCACCGACGCCTACGGCGGACGCGGTGACCTCGGTGACATCGCCGTGGACTGCGCGGGACTCGCCGTGTTCGCCCTGGTCTTCGGCCTGATCGCCACCCGGATCTTCCGCTGGAGCAACCGGCCATGA
- a CDS encoding ABC transporter ATP-binding protein, producing the protein MNGVTKRYGEVVALDGVSLDVRHGEFFGILGPNGAGKTTLVEIVGGMREADSGTVTVLGQTPWPRDTALLARIGVQTQASAFFARLTAGEHLRTVAALYGTDPAAATTALERVSLTGKENARVDHLSGGQRQRLAVATALLHEPELIFLDEPTAALDPEARRELWDVLRSLRAEGRTIICTTHYLEEAEELCDRVAIIADGRVVALDTPRNLIRSLAAPARLLVPATGLSAKTALGLDGVDRATVQGDDLVLETTVPNRVLTALGDLLDIDTVTVRTPTLEDAYLTLTGTGSEHHR; encoded by the coding sequence GTGAACGGCGTGACCAAGCGGTACGGAGAGGTAGTGGCTCTGGACGGCGTCAGCCTCGACGTACGGCACGGTGAGTTCTTCGGCATCCTCGGCCCCAACGGCGCCGGCAAGACCACCCTGGTGGAGATCGTCGGGGGCATGCGCGAGGCCGACTCCGGAACCGTGACCGTCCTCGGGCAGACTCCCTGGCCGCGCGACACCGCGCTGCTCGCCCGGATCGGGGTACAGACACAGGCGTCGGCGTTCTTCGCCCGCCTCACCGCCGGCGAACACCTGCGCACGGTCGCCGCGCTCTACGGCACGGACCCGGCCGCCGCGACCACCGCACTGGAGCGCGTCAGCCTCACCGGTAAGGAGAACGCCCGCGTCGACCACCTCTCCGGCGGCCAGCGTCAGCGTCTCGCCGTCGCCACCGCGCTGCTGCACGAACCCGAGCTGATCTTCCTGGACGAACCGACGGCCGCCCTCGACCCGGAGGCCCGGCGCGAACTGTGGGACGTACTGCGCTCGTTGCGCGCGGAGGGCCGCACGATCATCTGCACCACCCACTACTTGGAGGAGGCCGAGGAACTCTGCGACCGGGTGGCGATCATCGCCGACGGCCGGGTCGTCGCGCTCGACACCCCCCGCAACCTCATCCGCTCCCTCGCCGCCCCCGCCCGGCTGCTCGTCCCCGCCACGGGACTCTCCGCCAAGACGGCGCTCGGGCTGGACGGCGTGGACCGGGCGACTGTTCAGGGCGACGACCTCGTCCTGGAGACGACCGTCCCGAACCGCGTCCTCACCGCCCTCGGGGACCTCCTGGACATCGACACGGTCACCGTTCGCACGCCCACCCTCGAAGACGCCTACCTGACGCTGACAGGCACCGGATCGGAGCACCACCGTTGA
- a CDS encoding lantibiotic dehydratase C-terminal domain-containing protein: MTAPTASTAPTAPTASSAVTGPHADDVPGDWLAVHVFYAASPRPLLLQCVKPLVDDLTEEGLLAGYFFINYWLEGPHLRLRLRPRRAADAPVVRERAHAALAAFLRERPALYEVKAGFLAELYETLFTLEYTEDQRAEFLGPDGRMRLRPNNSFEDRPYEPEYGKYGGPGGVALAEWHFQHSSDLVVEAARGMNLHLRTVLLGLSAQLMMVMSGTFLKDDEALLAFLDRYHAFWDRAFNGTNYTTAQGYDRAYTEMGASLPERFRRIRDAVAQGGQDRLPAFLRGWAEHCTELRDRAAELTLRGELTFRAWDGSRDIRPTDPAHALPMLLSPYLHMTNNRLSMTIRDEAFLSYVLARALRDETAGKPNPAGAPAEGSADGTAAGDTPTGGRVPGGEG; the protein is encoded by the coding sequence ATGACCGCACCCACCGCATCCACCGCACCCACAGCCCCCACCGCTTCCTCCGCGGTCACCGGCCCGCACGCCGACGACGTCCCGGGCGACTGGCTCGCCGTGCACGTCTTCTACGCCGCGAGTCCCCGCCCGCTGCTCCTGCAGTGCGTCAAGCCACTGGTGGACGATCTCACCGAAGAAGGCCTGCTCGCCGGGTACTTCTTCATCAACTACTGGCTGGAAGGCCCCCATCTGCGGCTGCGCCTGCGCCCCCGACGGGCCGCCGACGCCCCCGTCGTCCGGGAGCGGGCACACGCCGCCCTCGCCGCCTTCCTGCGTGAACGCCCCGCGCTGTACGAGGTGAAGGCCGGCTTCCTCGCCGAGCTGTACGAGACCCTGTTCACCCTGGAGTACACCGAGGACCAGCGCGCCGAGTTCCTCGGCCCCGACGGGCGGATGCGGCTACGCCCCAACAACAGCTTCGAGGACCGGCCGTACGAACCCGAGTACGGCAAGTACGGCGGGCCCGGCGGTGTCGCACTCGCCGAGTGGCACTTCCAGCACTCCAGCGACCTGGTCGTCGAAGCCGCGCGCGGCATGAACCTCCACCTGCGCACGGTGCTCCTCGGGCTCTCCGCCCAGCTGATGATGGTCATGTCCGGCACGTTCCTGAAGGACGACGAGGCTCTGCTCGCCTTCCTCGACCGCTACCACGCCTTCTGGGACCGGGCGTTCAACGGGACGAACTACACCACGGCCCAGGGGTACGACCGCGCCTACACCGAGATGGGCGCAAGCCTTCCCGAACGCTTCCGCCGCATTCGGGACGCGGTGGCCCAGGGCGGACAGGACCGGCTTCCGGCGTTCCTGCGGGGCTGGGCCGAACACTGCACCGAACTGCGCGACCGGGCCGCGGAGTTGACCCTGCGCGGCGAACTGACCTTCCGCGCGTGGGACGGCAGCCGGGACATACGCCCCACCGATCCCGCCCACGCGCTGCCCATGCTGCTCTCGCCGTACCTGCACATGACCAACAACCGGCTGAGCATGACCATCCGCGACGAGGCGTTCCTCTCCTACGTCCTGGCCCGTGCCCTGCGCGACGAGACGGCGGGGAAGCCGAACCCCGCGGGGGCTCCGGCGGAAGGAAGCGCTGACGGCACCGCCGCCGGGGATACGCCGACCGGCGGCCGGGTGCCGGGCGGCGAAGGGTGA